Proteins encoded by one window of Marixanthomonas sp. SCSIO 43207:
- a CDS encoding CPBP family intramembrane glutamic endopeptidase produces the protein MTTTKSYTAKQGATLVLKSYLAVWIFYLTFFTVIGVLSIWFPDLVNNEYKQERLTDMLNNQPFQLIISAVIIAPIYEEMMFRSLIRPSYEDILLFISGWLSFSFMYFSAGITNWYIRFLIMIGLFVAIYYLLQEVVSRKHLSTILRLLNKQVITVLLISSVIFGMAHIYNYVDSFLLNVALFTLIIPRIILGLVAGWLKLKTGVLLWPILLHFVNNAFVIVIMLFLKYVFIT, from the coding sequence ATGACGACAACCAAATCATATACCGCAAAACAAGGAGCAACCTTGGTTTTAAAAAGTTACTTAGCAGTTTGGATATTTTATCTTACATTTTTTACTGTAATTGGGGTTCTATCAATTTGGTTTCCTGATCTTGTAAATAATGAATACAAGCAAGAACGGTTAACCGATATGCTTAACAACCAACCGTTTCAATTAATTATCTCGGCTGTAATTATTGCACCCATTTATGAAGAAATGATGTTTCGTTCATTAATTAGACCCAGTTATGAAGATATACTTCTCTTTATAAGCGGCTGGCTTAGTTTTTCGTTTATGTATTTCTCGGCTGGAATCACCAATTGGTATATTAGATTTTTAATAATGATAGGTCTTTTTGTAGCCATTTATTATTTGTTACAAGAAGTTGTTTCAAGAAAACACCTTAGTACCATCCTAAGGTTGCTCAATAAACAGGTTATTACTGTGTTATTAATAAGTTCAGTAATTTTTGGAATGGCTCATATCTACAATTATGTAGATTCTTTCTTACTGAATGTAGCTCTATTTACTCTTATCATCCCTAGAATAATTTTAGGATTGGTTGCGGGGTGGTTAAAATTGAAAACAGGAGTTTTACTCTGGCCTATCCTACTTCATTTTGTCAACAATGCATTTGTAATTGTAATTATGCTATTCTTAAAATATGTATTCATTACATAA
- the dnaK gene encoding molecular chaperone DnaK has protein sequence MSKIIGIDLGTTNSCVAVMEGSEPTVIPNAEGKRTTPSVIAFVEGGEIKVGDPAKRQAVTNPKKTISSIKRFMGNKFSESQKEIDNAAYDVVKGDNNTPRVQIDDRMYTPQELSAMILQKMKKTAEDYLGQDVDRAVITVPAYFNDSQRQATKEAGEIAGLKVERIINEPTAAALAYGLDKKDSDQKIVVFDFGGGTHDVSILELGDGVFEVLSTDGDTHLGGDDVDSKIINWLADEFQKEEDMDLRKDAMALQRLKEAAEKAKIELSSSTQTEINLPYVTATSSGPKHLVKTLTRSKFEQLIDDLVKRTITPCEKALKAAGLSKSDIDEIILVGGSTRIPAVQDAVKNFFGKAASKGVNPDEVVAIGAAIQGGVLTGDVKDVLLLDVTPLSLGIETMGGVNTKLIEANTTIPTKKSQVFSTAADNQPSVEIHVLQGERPMAADNKTIGRFHLDGIPPAPRGTPQIEVTFDIDANGIIKVSAEDKATGKKQDIRIEASSGLTEEEIEKMKQEAEANAEADKNAKEKVDKINEADAMIFQTEKQLKEFGDKLSDDKKKPIEDALEDLKKAYETKEVETIQPALDKINEAWKTASEEMYKAQAEAQQGGAAPGGDAGAQQGATGGSSEEGSDVEDVDFEEVK, from the coding sequence ATGAGTAAAATAATTGGAATCGACTTAGGTACAACCAACTCCTGCGTTGCCGTTATGGAAGGTAGTGAGCCAACGGTAATACCTAACGCCGAAGGAAAACGAACTACTCCCTCTGTAATCGCCTTTGTGGAAGGTGGCGAAATTAAGGTTGGTGACCCAGCAAAGCGTCAAGCGGTAACAAACCCTAAAAAGACCATATCTTCCATAAAAAGATTTATGGGAAATAAATTTTCCGAATCACAAAAAGAAATAGACAACGCTGCATATGATGTAGTTAAAGGTGATAACAATACACCGCGCGTTCAAATTGACGATCGCATGTATACGCCACAAGAATTAAGTGCAATGATTCTTCAAAAAATGAAGAAAACTGCAGAAGATTATCTTGGGCAAGATGTAGACCGAGCAGTAATTACTGTGCCGGCATATTTTAACGATAGTCAGCGTCAAGCAACCAAAGAAGCTGGTGAAATCGCTGGTCTTAAGGTAGAACGTATTATCAACGAACCTACAGCGGCTGCGTTAGCATATGGACTTGATAAAAAAGACAGTGACCAAAAAATAGTTGTATTTGATTTTGGTGGTGGTACACACGACGTTAGTATCCTTGAATTAGGTGACGGCGTTTTTGAAGTACTTTCTACAGATGGTGATACACATTTAGGTGGTGATGATGTAGATAGTAAAATCATTAACTGGTTGGCAGATGAGTTTCAGAAAGAAGAAGATATGGATCTTCGTAAAGATGCAATGGCTCTTCAGCGTTTGAAAGAAGCTGCAGAAAAAGCCAAAATTGAACTATCATCTTCAACCCAAACTGAAATTAACTTACCATATGTTACTGCTACAAGCAGCGGCCCAAAACACTTAGTAAAAACGTTAACCCGTTCTAAGTTTGAGCAGTTAATTGATGACTTAGTAAAAAGAACAATCACTCCTTGTGAAAAAGCACTTAAAGCTGCCGGATTATCAAAGAGTGACATAGATGAGATTATCTTGGTAGGTGGTTCAACACGTATTCCTGCTGTACAAGATGCTGTTAAAAATTTCTTCGGAAAAGCAGCTAGCAAAGGAGTAAATCCAGATGAGGTTGTTGCAATTGGAGCAGCTATTCAAGGTGGAGTGTTAACAGGTGATGTAAAAGATGTATTGTTACTAGACGTAACGCCACTTTCATTAGGTATTGAAACAATGGGAGGCGTAAATACAAAACTTATTGAAGCCAATACAACCATCCCAACTAAGAAAAGTCAAGTGTTCTCAACTGCGGCAGATAATCAGCCAAGTGTAGAGATTCACGTGTTGCAAGGTGAGCGCCCAATGGCAGCTGATAATAAAACAATAGGACGTTTCCACTTAGATGGAATTCCACCAGCGCCAAGAGGAACACCTCAAATTGAAGTAACTTTTGATATTGATGCCAATGGTATCATTAAAGTAAGTGCTGAAGATAAAGCAACTGGTAAGAAGCAAGATATTAGAATTGAAGCTTCTTCAGGATTAACAGAAGAGGAAATCGAGAAAATGAAACAAGAAGCAGAAGCAAATGCCGAAGCTGATAAAAACGCAAAAGAAAAAGTTGATAAAATCAACGAAGCTGATGCGATGATTTTCCAAACTGAAAAGCAACTTAAAGAATTTGGTGATAAATTATCTGATGATAAGAAAAAACCAATTGAAGATGCTTTAGAAGACTTGAAAAAAGCCTACGAAACGAAAGAAGTTGAAACCATCCAACCAGCCTTGGATAAAATCAACGAAGCGTGGAAAACTGCTAGTGAAGAGATGTACAAAGCCCAAGCAGAAGCTCAACAAGGTGGTGCTGCCCCAGGCGGTGATGCCGGAGCGCAACAAGGTGCTACAGGCGGATCTTCAGAAGAAGGTAGTGATGTAGAAGATGTAGACTTTGAAGAAGTAAAATAA